A genomic stretch from Thermomonospora umbrina includes:
- the mutM gene encoding bifunctional DNA-formamidopyrimidine glycosylase/DNA-(apurinic or apyrimidinic site) lyase, which yields MPELPEVEVVRRGLDRWVSGRTIASAEVLHPRAVRRHVGGAEDFTGRLNARTIASARRRGKYLWLPLADGEGAILAHLGMSGQLLVGDPERDPETHLRVRVAFTDGGHDMRFVDQRTFGHVMVAELVPDAFAPKDAPEDEATVPEPVAHIAPDPLEEAFDDEGFYRALRRRRTGIKRALLDQSLISGVGNIYADEALWRARLHWARATENLTRAEVTRVLEGARAVMGAALAVGGTSFDSLYVNVNGESGYFERSLEAYGRRDEPCRRCGAPIRRDVFMNRSSYSCPRCQPRPRNPRL from the coding sequence ATGCCCGAGCTTCCCGAGGTGGAGGTCGTCCGCCGGGGGCTGGACCGGTGGGTGAGCGGCCGCACCATCGCCTCCGCCGAGGTGCTGCACCCGAGGGCGGTCCGCCGTCACGTCGGCGGCGCCGAGGACTTCACGGGCCGCCTGAACGCCCGTACGATCGCCTCCGCCCGCCGCCGGGGCAAGTACCTGTGGCTGCCCCTGGCGGACGGCGAGGGCGCGATCCTGGCCCATCTGGGCATGAGCGGGCAGCTCCTCGTGGGCGATCCCGAGCGGGACCCGGAGACGCATCTGCGGGTCCGGGTCGCCTTCACCGACGGGGGCCACGACATGCGCTTCGTGGACCAGCGGACGTTCGGCCACGTCATGGTCGCCGAGCTGGTCCCCGACGCGTTCGCCCCGAAGGACGCCCCGGAGGACGAGGCGACGGTGCCCGAGCCGGTGGCGCACATCGCGCCCGATCCGCTCGAGGAGGCGTTCGACGACGAGGGGTTCTACCGCGCGCTGCGGCGCAGGCGCACGGGGATCAAGCGGGCGCTGCTCGACCAGTCGTTGATCAGCGGCGTCGGCAACATCTACGCGGACGAGGCGCTGTGGCGGGCGCGGCTGCACTGGGCCCGCGCCACGGAGAACCTCACCCGCGCCGAGGTGACGCGCGTGCTGGAGGGGGCCCGTGCGGTCATGGGGGCGGCGCTCGCCGTCGGCGGCACCTCGTTCGACAGCCTGTACGTCAACGTCAACGGGGAGAGCGGCTACTTCGAGCGCTCCCTGGAGGCCTACGGGAGACGGGACGAGCCGTGCCGGCGCTGCGGCGCCCCGATCCGCCGCGACGTGTTCATGAACCGTTCCTCCTACAGTTGCCCGCGTTGCCAGCCCCGCCCGCGCAACCCCCGGCTCTGA
- the thiD gene encoding bifunctional hydroxymethylpyrimidine kinase/phosphomethylpyrimidine kinase, translating to MTQNPSAPARVLTVAGSDSGGGAGIQADLKTMLALGVHGMSVIAAVTAQNSVGVQGYWELPPEAVRAQLDSVLSDIGAQAVKTGMLASPVLVETVAEVLAGLSAPVVVDPVGVSKHGDTLLEPEAVHAMRTVLLPVATVATPNLWEVEQLTGVKVIDERGLREAAEAVRALGPRWALIKGGHLPGEPADLLFDGEREYRFTAPRHDNRHSHGTGCTLASAIASHLALGEEVPEAVRLAKEYVTGAIAAGFPLGAGIGPVDHGWRIRG from the coding sequence ATGACGCAGAACCCCTCGGCCCCCGCCCGCGTGCTCACCGTCGCCGGATCCGACTCCGGGGGAGGCGCCGGCATCCAGGCGGACCTCAAGACGATGCTGGCCCTCGGCGTGCACGGCATGAGCGTCATCGCTGCCGTCACCGCGCAGAACTCGGTGGGCGTGCAGGGCTATTGGGAGTTGCCGCCGGAGGCGGTGCGCGCCCAGTTGGACTCGGTGCTGTCCGACATCGGCGCGCAGGCGGTCAAGACCGGGATGCTGGCCTCCCCGGTGCTCGTGGAGACGGTCGCCGAGGTGCTGGCGGGGCTGTCGGCCCCCGTCGTGGTCGACCCGGTGGGCGTCTCCAAGCACGGCGACACCCTGCTCGAACCCGAGGCGGTGCACGCCATGCGCACCGTCCTGCTGCCCGTGGCCACCGTCGCCACCCCCAACCTGTGGGAGGTCGAGCAGCTCACCGGGGTCAAGGTGATCGACGAGCGGGGCCTGCGCGAGGCCGCCGAGGCAGTCCGGGCGCTGGGCCCCCGCTGGGCGTTGATCAAGGGCGGTCACCTGCCCGGCGAGCCCGCCGACCTGTTGTTCGACGGCGAGCGCGAGTACCGGTTCACCGCGCCCCGGCACGACAACCGGCACTCCCACGGCACCGGGTGCACGCTCGCCTCGGCGATCGCCTCCCATCTGGCGCTGGGAGAGGAGGTGCCCGAGGCGGTCCGGCTGGCCAAGGAGTACGTCACCGGGGCCATCGCGGCGGGCTTCCCGCTGGGCGCGGGCATCGGCCCGGTCGACCACGGCTGGCGGATCCGGGGCTGA
- the recG gene encoding ATP-dependent DNA helicase RecG encodes MAKLDEPLRNLLGDKTAKVLAAGLDLRTAGDLLRHYPRRYAQRGDLTDLAGLQDGEHVTVMAEVTKVQGRSISKAPGYLLEVTVTDGRGDLKLTFFGRKGSYRAEKELSPGTRGLFSGKVTSYRPRGGRVQRQLTHPEFRPVKGAAAGVEAKEFAEEIIPIYPATKGLESWKIEDCVALVLDALDLGPDPMPELTLKRHGFIDLADALRGIHRPRDWAELDRARRRLKWDEAFILQIALAQRRLAAGALPATARPRIEGGLLDAFDAALPFTLTQGQLDVGAEIAEDLSLQHPMHRLLQGDVGAGKTIIALRAMLQVVDGGGQAVLLAPTEVLAQQHHRSITGMLGPLAQAGQIGGAEHATRVVLLTGSQGAKARRESLLEAASGAAGIVVGTHALLEEHVQFADLGLVVVDEQHRFGVEQRDALREKVNGGRPHVLVMTATPIPRTVAMTVFGDLETSTLSQLPAGRAEIRTHVVPPERPAFLARTWERIREEAAQGRRTYIVCPRIGAQEGDEEGLPAPADEEGARRAPLAVLDLLPLLEDELLRGLRIGVLHGRLHPDEKEAVMRRFAGGELDVLLATTVIEVGVDVPEATVMVIMDAERFGVSQLHQLRGRVGRGSLPGLCLLVTDAEAESRARERLDAVAATTDGFALSRLDLQQRREGDVLGATQAGRASSLRLLTLLKDEDLIRAAREEATVLVDADPELEGSPGLAAELAALLDEERAGYLEKT; translated from the coding sequence GTGGCGAAACTCGACGAGCCGTTGCGCAACCTGCTGGGCGACAAGACGGCCAAGGTGCTGGCGGCCGGCCTCGACCTGCGCACGGCCGGCGACCTGCTGCGCCACTACCCCCGCCGGTACGCCCAGCGCGGCGACCTGACCGATCTGGCCGGCCTGCAGGACGGCGAGCACGTGACCGTCATGGCCGAGGTCACCAAGGTCCAGGGCCGCAGCATCTCCAAGGCCCCCGGCTACCTGCTGGAGGTCACCGTCACCGACGGACGCGGCGACCTCAAGCTCACCTTCTTCGGCCGCAAGGGCTCCTACCGCGCCGAGAAGGAGCTGTCGCCCGGCACCCGGGGCCTGTTCTCCGGCAAGGTCACCAGCTACCGGCCCCGCGGCGGCCGGGTGCAGCGCCAGCTCACCCATCCCGAGTTCCGGCCCGTCAAGGGCGCGGCCGCGGGCGTGGAGGCCAAGGAGTTCGCCGAGGAGATCATCCCCATCTACCCGGCCACCAAGGGCCTGGAGTCCTGGAAGATCGAGGACTGCGTCGCCCTCGTCCTCGACGCGCTCGACCTCGGCCCCGACCCCATGCCGGAGCTCACCCTCAAGCGCCACGGCTTCATCGACCTCGCGGACGCCCTCCGTGGCATCCACCGCCCCCGCGACTGGGCCGAACTCGACCGCGCCCGCCGCCGCCTCAAGTGGGACGAGGCCTTCATCCTCCAGATCGCCCTCGCCCAGCGCCGCCTGGCGGCCGGCGCCCTGCCCGCCACCGCCCGCCCCCGCATCGAGGGCGGCCTCCTCGACGCCTTCGACGCCGCCCTGCCGTTCACGCTCACCCAGGGCCAGCTCGACGTCGGCGCGGAGATCGCCGAGGACCTCTCCCTCCAACACCCCATGCACCGCCTCCTCCAAGGAGACGTCGGCGCGGGCAAGACGATCATCGCCTTGCGGGCGATGCTGCAGGTGGTCGACGGGGGAGGGCAGGCGGTGCTGCTGGCGCCCACCGAGGTGCTCGCCCAGCAGCACCACCGGTCGATCACCGGGATGCTGGGGCCGCTGGCCCAGGCGGGGCAGATCGGGGGGGCCGAGCACGCGACCCGGGTCGTCCTCCTCACCGGGTCGCAGGGGGCCAAGGCGCGGCGGGAGTCGCTGCTGGAGGCGGCCTCCGGGGCGGCGGGGATCGTGGTGGGGACGCACGCCCTGCTCGAGGAGCACGTGCAGTTCGCCGATCTCGGGCTGGTCGTGGTCGACGAGCAGCACCGGTTCGGGGTCGAGCAGCGGGACGCGCTCCGGGAGAAGGTCAACGGCGGCCGGCCGCACGTGCTGGTGATGACCGCCACGCCGATCCCCCGCACGGTGGCGATGACGGTGTTCGGCGATCTGGAGACCTCCACGCTGTCGCAGCTCCCCGCCGGACGCGCCGAGATCCGGACCCACGTGGTCCCGCCGGAGCGCCCCGCCTTCCTGGCGCGCACCTGGGAGCGCATCCGCGAGGAGGCCGCCCAGGGGCGGCGCACGTACATCGTGTGCCCCCGCATCGGCGCGCAGGAGGGCGACGAGGAGGGCCTGCCCGCCCCGGCCGACGAGGAGGGCGCGCGGCGCGCGCCGCTGGCCGTCCTCGACCTGCTGCCGCTGCTGGAGGACGAGCTGCTCCGGGGCCTGCGCATCGGCGTCCTGCACGGCAGGCTCCACCCCGACGAGAAGGAGGCGGTGATGCGTCGGTTCGCCGGCGGTGAGCTGGACGTGCTGTTGGCCACCACGGTGATCGAGGTCGGGGTGGACGTGCCGGAGGCGACCGTGATGGTGATCATGGACGCCGAGCGGTTCGGGGTGTCCCAGCTCCACCAGCTCCGCGGCCGGGTCGGCCGGGGCTCGCTGCCCGGCCTGTGCCTGTTGGTCACCGACGCCGAGGCCGAGAGCAGGGCACGCGAACGGCTCGACGCGGTGGCCGCCACGACCGACGGGTTCGCGCTGTCCCGACTGGACCTCCAACAACGCCGGGAGGGCGATGTGCTGGGGGCCACCCAGGCGGGCCGGGCCTCGAGCCTCCGGCTGCTCACCCTGCTCAAGGACGAGGATCTCATCCGCGCCGCCCGGGAGGAGGCCACCGTCCTGGTGGACGCCGACCCCGAGCTGGAGGGCAGCCCCGGCCTGGCCGCCGAGCTGGCCGCCCTGCTCGACGAGGAACGCGCCGGCTACCTGGAGAAGACGTGA
- a CDS encoding YceD family protein translates to MSHESRKALTRIDPRAPLVLDLRALNRRPGSMRELTSTVPAPADLGTEMVGVPEGADIELDLRLESVLEGVLVTGTARMPLTGECARCLDPLEDSFDAEFQELYVYTDTRSGVEAGEDERRVEDDLIDLEPVLRDTVVLALPLSPLCRDDCPGLCPDCGVRLADAGPDHHHDVVDPRWAALQGLTDLRDGKQEG, encoded by the coding sequence ATGTCCCACGAAAGCAGGAAAGCCCTGACCCGCATCGATCCGCGTGCCCCGCTCGTGCTCGATCTACGAGCCCTGAACCGGCGCCCGGGATCGATGCGCGAGCTGACCAGCACCGTGCCGGCCCCGGCGGATCTCGGCACGGAGATGGTCGGTGTCCCCGAGGGCGCGGACATCGAGCTGGATCTTCGGCTGGAGTCCGTCCTGGAGGGCGTGCTCGTCACGGGCACGGCGCGGATGCCCCTCACCGGGGAGTGCGCGCGCTGTCTGGACCCGCTCGAGGACTCCTTCGACGCGGAGTTCCAGGAGTTGTACGTCTACACCGACACCCGCTCCGGCGTGGAGGCCGGTGAGGACGAGCGCCGGGTCGAGGACGATCTGATCGACCTCGAGCCGGTGCTGAGGGACACGGTGGTGCTCGCGCTGCCGCTGTCCCCACTGTGCCGGGACGACTGTCCCGGCCTGTGCCCCGACTGTGGGGTGCGGCTGGCTGATGCCGGACCGGACCATCACCACGACGTCGTCGACCCGAGGTGGGCGGCGTTGCAGGGCCTGACCGACCTACGAGACGGAAAGCAGGAGGGCTGA
- a CDS encoding DAK2 domain-containing protein: protein MGEGGRDVLDAAAVRRWCGLAAEALGRTRVEIDALNVFPVPDGDTGTNLHLTVLAAAEPVRELPPDADTGRIWRTLAQGALLGARGNSGVILSQVLRGLAEILGPVEASGDVLREALGHASALARAAVEHPVEGTILSVLDAASAAAGASGPGSDGFALPEVARAAAEGARRALRATTGQLDVLARNGVVDAGAAGLCVVLDTLAAVITEEFPERYEVPAPEGPPRVPEEAPATAPGYEVMYLLDAPDGAVPTLRETLDGLGDSLVVVGGDGLWNVHVHTGDAGAAIEAGLTAGRPYRIRVTYLHAAGGPQAPCTGRGVVAVTAADGLAALFEGAGARVVRREPGRVPPIAVLVEAMLAAGDEVAVLPNEPEVLAPAEAAAERARDSGVRIAVVPTRASVQGLAALAVHDPLRRFDEDVIAMTRAAGATRFGHLQIAEGEGFTSVGICREGDVLGLIEGDVAVIGADVAEVARLVLDRMLPGGGELVTLIPGAGAPEGLAGLLERHLRATRPDVEPVSYEGGQRHPLLIGIE from the coding sequence GTGGGCGAAGGTGGCCGTGACGTCCTGGACGCGGCGGCGGTACGGCGGTGGTGCGGGCTCGCCGCGGAGGCGCTGGGCCGCACCCGCGTGGAGATCGACGCGCTGAACGTCTTCCCCGTTCCGGACGGCGACACCGGCACCAATCTGCACCTGACCGTGCTGGCGGCGGCCGAGCCGGTGCGGGAGCTTCCGCCGGACGCCGACACCGGGCGGATCTGGCGGACGTTGGCGCAGGGCGCGCTGCTGGGGGCGCGGGGCAACTCGGGGGTCATCCTCAGTCAGGTGCTGCGCGGACTGGCGGAGATCCTCGGCCCGGTCGAGGCGTCCGGGGACGTGCTGCGGGAGGCGCTCGGCCACGCCTCGGCGCTGGCCCGCGCGGCGGTCGAGCACCCGGTCGAGGGGACGATCCTCAGCGTGCTGGACGCGGCGTCGGCGGCGGCCGGCGCCTCGGGGCCGGGCTCCGACGGGTTCGCGCTGCCCGAGGTCGCGCGGGCCGCGGCCGAGGGGGCGCGCCGCGCGCTGCGGGCGACCACCGGGCAGTTGGACGTGCTGGCCCGCAACGGGGTGGTGGACGCCGGCGCGGCCGGGCTGTGCGTGGTGCTCGACACGCTCGCCGCGGTGATCACCGAGGAGTTCCCCGAGCGGTACGAGGTGCCCGCGCCGGAGGGCCCGCCGAGGGTGCCGGAGGAGGCCCCGGCGACCGCTCCCGGCTACGAGGTGATGTACCTGCTCGACGCGCCGGACGGGGCCGTGCCGACGCTGCGGGAGACCCTGGACGGGCTCGGGGACTCGCTGGTGGTGGTCGGCGGCGACGGGTTGTGGAACGTCCACGTGCACACCGGGGACGCGGGCGCGGCGATCGAGGCGGGTCTGACGGCGGGCCGGCCGTACCGGATCCGGGTGACGTACCTGCACGCGGCCGGGGGCCCGCAGGCGCCGTGCACGGGGCGGGGCGTGGTGGCGGTGACGGCGGCGGACGGGCTGGCCGCGCTGTTCGAGGGCGCCGGGGCCCGTGTGGTGCGGCGGGAACCGGGCCGGGTGCCGCCGATCGCCGTCCTGGTCGAGGCGATGCTGGCGGCGGGCGACGAGGTGGCGGTGCTGCCGAACGAGCCCGAGGTGCTGGCCCCGGCCGAGGCGGCGGCCGAACGGGCCCGGGACAGCGGCGTGCGGATCGCGGTGGTGCCGACCCGGGCGTCGGTGCAGGGGTTGGCGGCGCTGGCGGTGCACGATCCGCTGCGTCGGTTCGACGAGGACGTGATCGCGATGACGCGCGCGGCGGGCGCCACCCGGTTCGGTCATCTGCAGATCGCCGAGGGCGAGGGCTTCACCAGTGTCGGCATCTGCCGGGAGGGTGACGTGCTGGGGCTGATCGAGGGCGACGTCGCGGTGATCGGGGCCGACGTGGCCGAGGTCGCCCGTCTGGTGCTGGACCGGATGCTGCCGGGCGGCGGCGAGTTGGTCACGCTGATCCCCGGCGCCGGGGCCCCGGAGGGGCTCGCCGGGCTGTTGGAGCGGCACCTGCGAGCGACGCGGCCCGATGTCGAGCCGGTCAGCTACGAGGGCGGCCAGCGCCACCCGCTGCTCATCGGGATCGAGTGA
- a CDS encoding acylphosphatase, translating to MEDNDPVRLTAWVRGSVQGVGFRWWVRARALELGLVGSATNLADGRVEVVAEGSRAACERLLELLRGPGTPGTVSGVAERWSAPRGGQAGFVER from the coding sequence GTGGAGGACAACGATCCGGTACGGCTGACGGCCTGGGTGCGCGGAAGCGTGCAGGGCGTGGGTTTCCGCTGGTGGGTGCGGGCGCGGGCGCTCGAACTCGGCCTGGTGGGCTCGGCGACCAACCTGGCCGACGGCCGGGTGGAGGTGGTGGCCGAGGGCTCCCGCGCGGCGTGTGAGAGACTGCTGGAACTGCTGCGCGGGCCGGGGACGCCTGGAACGGTCTCCGGGGTCGCGGAACGATGGTCCGCTCCGCGTGGCGGGCAGGCCGGTTTCGTCGAACGGTGA
- the rnc gene encoding ribonuclease III translates to MTAKAAPGPAPDRAELERALGVTIDAALLERALTHRSYAYENGGLPTNERLEFLGDSVLGLVVTDTLFRSHPDLPEGQLAKLRAAVVNMRALAGVARSLGAGAHIRLGRGEEGTGGRDKSSILADTLEALIGAVYLDRGLDEAARLVHRLFDGLIDRSASLGAGLDWKTSLQELTAMEDLGVPEYHVAESGPDHQKTFRATVRVGGETYGSGEGRSKKEAEQHAAEATWHAIRDAATEREARPEDAQPVQEHGG, encoded by the coding sequence GTGACTGCAAAGGCGGCACCGGGCCCCGCACCCGACCGCGCCGAACTGGAGCGAGCCCTGGGCGTCACGATCGACGCCGCGCTGCTGGAACGCGCGCTCACGCACCGTTCGTACGCCTACGAGAACGGCGGCCTGCCCACCAACGAGCGCCTGGAGTTCCTGGGCGACTCGGTGCTGGGTCTGGTCGTCACCGACACGCTGTTCCGCAGCCACCCGGACCTGCCCGAGGGGCAACTGGCCAAGCTGCGCGCGGCGGTGGTCAACATGCGGGCGCTGGCCGGCGTGGCCCGGTCGCTGGGCGCGGGCGCGCACATCCGGTTGGGCCGGGGCGAGGAGGGCACCGGCGGCCGGGACAAGTCCTCGATCCTGGCCGACACGCTGGAGGCCCTGATCGGCGCCGTCTACCTCGACCGCGGGCTGGACGAGGCGGCCCGGCTCGTGCACCGGCTGTTCGATGGGCTGATCGACCGTTCGGCGAGCCTCGGCGCGGGCCTGGACTGGAAGACCTCGCTGCAGGAGCTCACCGCCATGGAGGACCTGGGCGTCCCCGAGTACCACGTGGCCGAGAGCGGGCCCGACCACCAGAAGACGTTCCGGGCCACCGTGCGGGTCGGCGGCGAGACCTACGGGTCGGGCGAGGGCCGCAGCAAGAAGGAGGCCGAGCAGCACGCCGCCGAGGCCACCTGGCACGCGATCCGCGATGCGGCCACCGAGCGCGAGGCGAGGCCCGAGGACGCGCAGCCGGTGCAGGAGCACGGGGGCTGA
- the rsmD gene encoding 16S rRNA (guanine(966)-N(2))-methyltransferase RsmD yields MTRVIAGSAGGRRLAVPTGRDTRPTSDRAREGLFSTVGALLGPLDGLRAADLFAGSGAVGLEALSRGAAHALLVESHPRAAKVIRQNIATLGLPGAELVADRAERLVRRPPAAPYDLIFLDPPYALADDAVTGLLEALRDHGWAAPDALVAVERAARGPALRWPDGYAPERDRRYGEAVFWYGRATGGKP; encoded by the coding sequence GTGACGAGGGTCATCGCGGGGTCGGCCGGCGGGCGTCGCCTGGCGGTGCCCACCGGCCGGGACACCCGCCCCACCAGCGACCGGGCCCGCGAGGGCCTGTTCTCCACGGTGGGCGCGCTGCTGGGCCCGCTCGACGGGCTCCGCGCCGCCGACCTGTTCGCCGGGTCGGGGGCGGTGGGACTCGAGGCCCTGTCCCGGGGCGCCGCGCACGCCCTCCTCGTCGAGTCGCATCCCCGCGCGGCCAAGGTGATCAGGCAGAACATCGCGACCCTGGGGCTCCCCGGGGCCGAGCTGGTCGCCGACCGGGCCGAACGCCTCGTCCGGCGCCCCCCCGCCGCACCGTACGACCTGATCTTCCTCGACCCGCCGTACGCGCTGGCGGACGACGCCGTGACCGGCCTGCTGGAGGCGCTGCGCGACCACGGATGGGCCGCGCCGGACGCCCTGGTCGCCGTGGAGCGCGCGGCCCGCGGCCCCGCCCTGCGCTGGCCCGACGGATACGCCCCCGAGCGCGACCGCCGCTATGGCGAGGCGGTCTTCTGGTACGGCCGCGCGACGGGCGGAAAGCCCTGA
- the rpmF gene encoding 50S ribosomal protein L32 — protein sequence MAVPKRKKSRSNTRHRRSQWKATAPNLVACPQCREPKLQHVACESCGTYNRRQVLPQQG from the coding sequence GTGGCCGTCCCCAAGCGGAAGAAGTCGCGCAGCAACACGCGGCACCGGCGTTCGCAGTGGAAGGCCACCGCGCCGAACCTGGTCGCCTGCCCGCAGTGCCGCGAGCCGAAGCTCCAGCACGTGGCCTGCGAGAGCTGCGGCACCTACAACCGCCGTCAGGTCCTGCCCCAGCAGGGCTGA
- the rpmB gene encoding 50S ribosomal protein L28, translating into MASVCDVCGKGPGFGMSVSHSHRRTPRRWNPNIQRVRAVVNGATKRINACTSCIKAGKVTRPTV; encoded by the coding sequence GTGGCTTCCGTTTGCGACGTCTGCGGCAAGGGACCCGGATTCGGCATGAGCGTCTCCCACTCGCACCGCCGCACCCCGCGCCGCTGGAACCCCAACATCCAGCGCGTGCGCGCCGTGGTCAACGGGGCGACCAAGCGCATCAACGCCTGCACCTCCTGCATCAAGGCGGGCAAGGTCACCCGGCCGACCGTCTGA
- the coaD gene encoding pantetheine-phosphate adenylyltransferase → MRRVVCPGSFDPVTNGHLDIISRAAGLYDEVVVAVLINVSKSSLFTVDERVDMMREVTREYGNVKVDKFHGLTVDYCKEHRIPVIVRGLRAVSDFDYELQIAQMNHRMSGVETLFMATNPLYAFLSSSLMKEVVKYGGDISGLVPEVIHRRLVERLRES, encoded by the coding sequence GTGCGCCGTGTCGTCTGTCCGGGGTCGTTCGACCCTGTCACCAACGGGCACCTCGACATCATCAGCCGGGCCGCCGGTCTGTACGACGAGGTGGTCGTCGCTGTGCTGATCAACGTCTCCAAGTCCAGCCTGTTCACGGTGGACGAGCGCGTGGACATGATGCGCGAGGTCACCAGGGAGTACGGCAACGTCAAGGTCGACAAGTTCCACGGGCTGACCGTGGACTACTGCAAGGAGCACCGCATCCCGGTGATCGTGCGGGGGCTGCGCGCGGTCAGCGACTTCGACTACGAGCTGCAGATCGCTCAGATGAACCACCGGATGTCCGGGGTGGAGACCCTGTTCATGGCCACCAACCCCCTGTACGCCTTCCTGTCGTCCAGCCTGATGAAGGAGGTCGTCAAGTACGGCGGCGACATCTCCGGGCTGGTCCCCGAGGTGATCCACCGCCGGTTGGTGGAGCGCCTGCGGGAGAGCTGA